In the Natrinema sp. CBA1119 genome, GTCGCTCGAGTCCTCACGGCGGATACTTGTGATCCGTATCACGACGTGACAGTGACGATATGGACGATAGCGACGACAATCGACGAACGATCGCCGCGTGCGAACAGTGCGGGTCGCTCTACGCGGCACTCGAGCTGTCCGAAGACAAGATTCGCCCGATCGGTCGCCGGGACGGCTGTCGGTGTGGCGGAACTGATTTCACCGCTGTCGACGATTCGCTCCCGGATCTCTCGCTCGAGGAGAGCGACGAATAAGGACCGCAACGGTACAACCGGCAGGAAACGGCGGTCACCAATGGTGCTTTCGAGACGGTCGTAGCCGACCTCTCGGACGATCACCGCCCGAAGCAACCATCTCCTCAGGCGGTCGTCTCGAGCGCCGTCCGAAGCTCGTCGACGGCGTACTCGAGTTGCTCGCGCGAGATAGTTAGCGGCGGCTGGAACCGCATGACGTTCTTGTAGTAGCCGCCGACGCCGATCACGACGTTCGACTCCTCGCGGAGGTGCTCGCTCACGGCCGATGCGAGATCGCTGTCCGGTCGCGGGGCAACGTTCTGTGGCCCTGCCGTTCCCGGTTCTACGAGCTCGATACCGCGCATCAGTCCGAGGCCTCGCGCCTGCCCGACGACGTCGTACTCGTCCTCGAGGGTCGCGAGCTCGGACTCGAGCCACTGTCCCTGCTCGCGGGCGTTGTCGACGATGCCGTCCTGCAGTTCGTCGATCGTCGCCAGCGCGGCGGCGCAGGCGACGGGGTTGCCACCGAACGTCGAGAGGTGGTCGCCGGACTCGAAGGCGTCCGCGATTTCTGCGGAGGCGGTGAACGCGCCCAGTGGCAGCCCGTTCGCGATCCCCTTCGCCTGCGTCAGGATGTCGGGCTCGACATCGAAGTGGCTACTCGCGAACAGCTCTCCGGTTCGACCGTAGCCGGTCTGGACCTCGTCGGCGATGAGTAGCGCGCCGTGGTCGTGGGCGATCTCCTGGACTCGCTCGAGCCACCCCGCCGGTGGAACGATGATTCCGGCCTCGCCCATGACGGGCTCGACGACGACCGCCGCGAGGTCGCCGCTGGTGTGCGAGCCGATGATCCGCTCGAGTTCCTCGGCACAGCTGGCGTCGCACTGGTCGCCGTCACAGCGCGGACAGCGGTAGCCGTACGGCGGCGCGGTGTGGGCGACGTCGTTGAGCGTCGGGGCCATTCCCTGCTTGTAGGCCTTGTTCCCCGTCAGCGCCAGACTACCGAGAGTGCGGCCGTGAAAGCCCATCTCGAGGGCGATGACCTCCTTCGAGCCGGTGTACTTCCGCGCGAGTTTGACGGCCCCCTCGACGGCTTCCGTCCCGGAGTTACAGAAGAAGCTCTTCTGGAGGTCGCCCGGCGTCACGTCGGCGATCCGCTCGGCGAGGTCGGCGACCGGCTCGTTCGGGTGGACGTACGAGCAGCCGTGGACGAACTCCTCGAGTTGTTCCGTCGCGGCGTCGACGACGGCGTCGTTACCGTGGCCGACGTTCGTCACCGAGATGCCCGAGAAGACGTCGAGGTACTCGTTGCCCTCGAAGTCTTCGAGCGTACACCCCGAGGCCCGTTTCACCGGTACATCGAGCGATTTCCAGATCGGCATCAGATGCTCGTCGTACGCCGACACGACGGCCGAATTCGACTGCGCCCCGTCCGCGGATCCTGATTGTTGTTCGGACATAGTCGCTATATCTATACCATGTCCTATTAAACCATACTTCTTCGGATAGATGGCAGTCTTGGCCGCGTTA is a window encoding:
- a CDS encoding aspartate aminotransferase family protein gives rise to the protein MSEQQSGSADGAQSNSAVVSAYDEHLMPIWKSLDVPVKRASGCTLEDFEGNEYLDVFSGISVTNVGHGNDAVVDAATEQLEEFVHGCSYVHPNEPVADLAERIADVTPGDLQKSFFCNSGTEAVEGAVKLARKYTGSKEVIALEMGFHGRTLGSLALTGNKAYKQGMAPTLNDVAHTAPPYGYRCPRCDGDQCDASCAEELERIIGSHTSGDLAAVVVEPVMGEAGIIVPPAGWLERVQEIAHDHGALLIADEVQTGYGRTGELFASSHFDVEPDILTQAKGIANGLPLGAFTASAEIADAFESGDHLSTFGGNPVACAAALATIDELQDGIVDNAREQGQWLESELATLEDEYDVVGQARGLGLMRGIELVEPGTAGPQNVAPRPDSDLASAVSEHLREESNVVIGVGGYYKNVMRFQPPLTISREQLEYAVDELRTALETTA